In the Orenia marismortui DSM 5156 genome, one interval contains:
- the whiA gene encoding DNA-binding protein WhiA → MSFTDDVKNEVARKEDLDSCCQLAELAALIKLDGSLEIVRHKLALKLVSQNASVARRVYKLLKEQFNFFTEIVVRKKMYLDKKNYYIIKVPPQEGVKKLLVNCGLIEEGYQINYKIKDEFMNNKCCQKAYLRGLFLAAGSISHPESEYHLEMSISYQEYAKEVIKLFNNFEIDIKFRNKQDNYLLYLKKSDDIVKVLNIIGAYSSLFQFENTRVYKGIRNNVNRLVNCETANLNKTVSAAQRQLDDIELIENLKGLDKLSPSLKEIAHLRRENPYASLKELGELLSPPLSKSGINNRLRRIKKMADKIRKSSKK, encoded by the coding sequence ATGTCTTTTACAGATGATGTTAAGAATGAAGTTGCAAGGAAGGAAGATTTGGATAGTTGTTGTCAACTGGCTGAGTTAGCAGCTTTAATTAAATTAGATGGTAGCTTGGAAATTGTCAGGCATAAATTAGCACTTAAATTAGTTAGTCAAAATGCTTCTGTAGCCAGAAGAGTTTATAAATTATTAAAAGAACAGTTTAATTTTTTTACTGAAATTGTAGTTAGAAAAAAGATGTATTTAGATAAGAAAAATTATTATATTATTAAAGTTCCACCCCAAGAAGGAGTAAAAAAATTACTGGTGAATTGTGGATTGATCGAAGAAGGGTATCAGATAAATTATAAAATAAAAGATGAATTTATGAATAATAAATGCTGTCAAAAAGCTTACTTGAGAGGGCTCTTCTTGGCAGCAGGATCAATTAGCCATCCAGAAAGTGAATATCACTTAGAAATGAGTATTTCTTATCAAGAATATGCAAAAGAAGTTATAAAGTTATTCAATAACTTTGAAATTGACATTAAATTTAGAAATAAACAAGATAACTATCTATTATATTTAAAAAAATCCGATGATATTGTAAAGGTATTAAATATTATAGGAGCATATTCCTCATTGTTTCAATTTGAAAATACTAGAGTCTATAAAGGAATTAGAAATAATGTTAACAGGTTAGTAAACTGTGAAACTGCTAATTTAAATAAGACTGTTAGTGCAGCTCAAAGACAATTAGATGATATAGAGTTAATAGAAAATTTAAAGGGATTAGATAAGTTATCTCCTAGTTTGAAAGAAATTGCTCACTTGAGAAGAGAGAATCCTTATGCAAGTTTAAAGGAATTAGGAGAATTATTAAGCCCTCCTTTGAGTAAATCAGGAATCAATAATAGATTGAGAAGAATAAAGAAAATGGCTGATAAGATAAGAAAGAGCAGTAAAAAGTGA
- a CDS encoding gluconeogenesis factor YvcK family protein, translating into MNKLRLMLYPGLKFKRWVFVIISGVILISLGVSMALNLNELNLLRYEVIGFLLVLAGIYVVGLGIRRMIISIYDALLPDKNAELIELLYQERYRKKGPKIVVVGGGTGLSTMLRGIKKFTNNITAIVTVADDGGSSGALRDELGILPPGDIRNCLVALADTEPLMEKLFQYRFSDGEDLKGHSFGNLFIATMTEVLGDFDKAVKESSKVLAIKGQVLPSTLEDVRLSARLKSGELIKGESQIPKVEGKIEEVFINPENSKPLPEALTAIKEADAIILGPGSLYTSLLPNLLVKELSKGIKSSKALKLYICNVMTQFGETDDYTVSDHVQTLYDHVGDDIIDYVLVNNEEVDSDLLLKYAKEGAKPVEIDWDKLEELNIEVIEESLINQLDLVRHNPDKLAKVIIDLILERR; encoded by the coding sequence ATGAATAAATTAAGATTGATGCTTTATCCTGGCTTGAAATTTAAAAGGTGGGTCTTTGTTATAATATCTGGAGTTATCTTAATTAGTTTAGGAGTTTCGATGGCCCTTAATCTTAATGAGTTAAACTTGTTAAGATATGAGGTTATTGGATTTTTACTTGTCTTAGCTGGAATTTATGTTGTAGGTTTAGGAATTAGAAGAATGATTATTTCTATCTATGATGCTTTGTTGCCAGATAAGAATGCAGAATTAATTGAACTACTATATCAAGAGAGGTATCGTAAAAAGGGGCCAAAGATTGTCGTTGTTGGTGGTGGTACAGGTCTTTCTACTATGTTGCGTGGGATTAAGAAATTTACTAATAACATTACAGCTATTGTTACAGTGGCAGATGATGGAGGTAGTTCTGGTGCCTTAAGGGATGAGTTAGGTATATTACCTCCAGGAGATATTAGAAACTGTTTAGTAGCTTTGGCTGATACTGAACCGTTAATGGAGAAGTTATTTCAATATAGATTTTCAGATGGTGAAGATTTAAAAGGACATAGTTTTGGTAATTTATTTATAGCGACTATGACTGAGGTGTTAGGAGACTTTGATAAAGCTGTTAAAGAATCTAGTAAAGTTTTAGCTATCAAAGGTCAGGTCTTACCATCTACTTTAGAAGATGTTAGATTATCTGCCAGATTAAAGAGTGGAGAGTTAATAAAGGGAGAATCTCAGATACCAAAAGTTGAAGGTAAGATTGAAGAAGTATTTATTAATCCTGAGAATAGTAAACCTTTACCTGAGGCACTCACAGCTATTAAAGAGGCTGATGCTATTATTTTAGGGCCAGGTAGCCTTTATACTAGTTTGCTACCTAATTTACTAGTAAAGGAATTGAGTAAGGGTATAAAATCTTCTAAAGCATTAAAGCTATATATATGTAATGTTATGACTCAATTTGGAGAGACGGATGATTATACTGTATCAGATCATGTCCAAACTTTATATGATCATGTTGGCGATGATATTATAGATTATGTTCTAGTTAATAATGAAGAAGTAGATTCTGATTTGTTGCTTAAGTACGCTAAAGAGGGTGCTAAGCCTGTTGAGATAGATTGGGATAAATTAGAAGAACTTAATATTGAAGTGATTGAAGAATCTTTAATCAATCAATTAGATTTAGTTAGACATAATCCAGATAAATTAGCTAAAGTTATTATAGATTTGATTCTAGAAAGAAGGTAA
- the rapZ gene encoding RNase adapter RapZ, with the protein MDNNSEFIIITGMSGAGKSEAIKILEDLGFFCVDNLPPALISKFAELYLRSQGKVEQVALVIDVRGGDFFDSLFEELSMLEGMGVNYKILFLESNTRMLINRFKKTRRRHPLAPKGRISEAISLERKKLDKIRGKADKIIDTTNLSPKELKGAIKESFLKVSQDKQLTVSILSFGFKYGIPLDADLMFDVRFLPNPHYVDSLRPLTGENKKIQEYVLKWPVTQKFKEKLFDLIEFLLPNYIKEGKTHLTIAIGCTGGKHRSVTFAEKLYESLNGRYNVLIEHRDSER; encoded by the coding sequence ATGGATAACAATTCAGAATTTATTATTATAACAGGTATGTCAGGGGCAGGAAAATCTGAAGCTATTAAAATTTTAGAAGATCTAGGTTTTTTTTGTGTGGACAATTTACCACCAGCTCTAATTTCTAAATTTGCAGAGTTATACCTTCGTTCTCAAGGCAAGGTTGAACAAGTTGCCTTAGTAATTGATGTTAGAGGTGGAGATTTTTTTGATAGTTTATTTGAAGAGTTATCTATGTTAGAAGGAATGGGAGTAAATTATAAAATTTTATTTTTAGAGTCTAATACAAGAATGTTAATAAATAGGTTTAAAAAGACTAGAAGAAGGCATCCTTTAGCACCTAAAGGAAGAATTTCAGAGGCAATATCTCTAGAAAGAAAAAAATTGGATAAAATCAGAGGGAAAGCAGATAAGATTATTGATACTACTAATTTATCACCTAAAGAGTTAAAGGGAGCAATTAAAGAATCCTTCCTTAAAGTCTCTCAGGATAAGCAGTTGACGGTTTCTATCCTTTCTTTTGGCTTTAAGTATGGAATACCTTTAGATGCCGATTTAATGTTTGATGTTAGATTTTTGCCTAATCCTCATTATGTAGATTCTTTGAGACCCCTAACTGGAGAGAATAAAAAAATACAAGAATATGTATTGAAATGGCCAGTAACCCAAAAATTCAAAGAAAAGCTATTTGATTTAATTGAATTTTTATTGCCTAATTATATTAAGGAAGGCAAGACTCATTTAACAATAGCAATTGGTTGTACAGGAGGTAAACATCGCTCTGTTACTTTTGCTGAAAAACTATATGAAAGTTTAAATGGTAGATATAATGTCTTAATTGAGCATCGTGATTCAGAAAGATAG
- a CDS encoding PHP domain-containing protein translates to MKLYADYHTHTRYSHGKGSIRENIEAAIEKGLKEIAIADHGPASQGLTKLGVKDAATLLEIKKEVEKYDKFYPEIKVLSAVEANIINIDGDLDVPRFILKELDKVLVGFHLYIRPSSWKDGINIIFNNAIMSRLNLKQEEIRYKNTDILIKSLNKYKIDIITHPGYRVNIDTSTLAKAAVKRGTHLEINESHMHTTEEYLRIAVSEGAKFSLGSDAHAPEQVGCVDNSLDLATKAGLTRDDIINVC, encoded by the coding sequence ATGAAATTATATGCTGATTATCATACCCATACTCGTTATAGTCATGGTAAAGGAAGTATAAGAGAAAATATAGAAGCTGCTATTGAAAAAGGGTTAAAAGAAATAGCTATTGCTGATCATGGTCCAGCAAGTCAAGGTTTAACTAAATTAGGGGTTAAGGATGCAGCAACATTATTGGAAATAAAGAAGGAAGTAGAGAAGTATGACAAGTTCTATCCGGAAATAAAAGTATTATCAGCAGTAGAAGCAAATATTATTAATATAGATGGGGATTTGGATGTTCCAAGATTTATTTTAAAAGAACTAGATAAAGTATTGGTAGGTTTTCATTTGTATATACGTCCTAGCTCATGGAAGGATGGGATAAATATTATTTTTAATAATGCTATAATGAGCAGATTAAATTTAAAACAAGAAGAGATAAGATATAAAAATACTGATATTTTGATTAAATCATTAAATAAGTATAAGATAGATATAATTACTCATCCAGGATATCGTGTTAATATAGATACTAGTACTTTAGCTAAGGCGGCTGTAAAAAGAGGAACACATTTAGAAATAAATGAAAGTCACATGCATACTACAGAGGAGTATTTAAGAATTGCAGTATCAGAAGGTGCTAAGTTTAGCTTAGGTAGTGATGCACATGCTCCAGAGCAGGTAGGATGTGTTGATAATTCCTTAGATTTAGCGACTAAAGCTGGACTAACTAGAGATGATATTATAAATGTTTGTTAA
- a CDS encoding glycoside hydrolase family 57 protein: protein MTEKGYLALVLHSHLPYVRHPEDNSALEEDWLYEAITETYIPLINVFNELINQKTTFKLTLSLSPTLISMLTDNLLQNRYSKYLDNLIELSEKEINRTADQPQFNTIAKMYNNKFKLAKKIFNKYNQNLINAFKELQDFGVLEVITCTATHGYLPLMNNYPEAIRAQIRVGIQTYQNNFHQKPKGLWLPECGYHPGIDKYLWQEGIRYFFVDTHGILNAKPKTYYANFAPIYCPSGVAAFARDEESSKQVWSSNEGYPGDYDYREFYRDIGFDLDYEYIKNYIHPEGFRKNTGIKYYKITGNSDYKEVYQPKVASKKADIHAANFLFNRQAQINHLNNKMDRPPIIVSPYDTELFGHWWYEGPIWLKYLLKQIYDKQNEIKLITPSQYLDKYPVNQVAIPSLSSWGAFGYNQVWLDDSNDWIYPPLHRATEKMIDLANQLSSPDRLQAQILNQLARELLLAQSSDWAFIMKTNTMKEYAIRRTNEHLENFNNLVEQLTQNQPDLEYLKELEEKNNIFPNINYRIYQSTNNENYKEVSV from the coding sequence ATGACAGAAAAAGGCTATCTAGCTTTAGTATTACATTCTCATTTACCCTATGTTCGACATCCAGAAGATAATTCTGCATTAGAGGAAGATTGGCTTTATGAAGCAATTACAGAAACATATATTCCACTCATTAATGTCTTCAATGAATTAATAAATCAAAAGACTACATTTAAATTAACTTTATCCTTATCTCCTACTTTAATATCTATGCTAACTGATAATTTACTACAAAATAGATACTCAAAGTATTTAGATAATTTAATTGAATTAAGTGAAAAAGAGATAAATAGAACAGCAGATCAACCTCAATTTAATACTATAGCCAAAATGTATAATAATAAATTTAAATTAGCCAAAAAAATATTTAATAAGTATAATCAAAACTTAATAAATGCTTTTAAAGAATTACAAGATTTTGGAGTATTAGAAGTTATAACTTGTACAGCTACTCATGGATATCTCCCTTTAATGAACAATTATCCTGAAGCAATCAGAGCTCAAATCAGAGTGGGAATTCAAACATATCAAAATAATTTCCACCAAAAACCAAAAGGTCTTTGGCTCCCCGAGTGTGGATATCATCCAGGTATTGATAAATATCTGTGGCAAGAAGGAATTAGATACTTTTTTGTAGATACACATGGGATATTAAATGCTAAACCTAAAACTTATTATGCAAATTTTGCCCCAATATACTGTCCATCTGGAGTAGCTGCTTTTGCTAGAGATGAAGAATCCTCAAAACAAGTCTGGAGTTCTAATGAAGGATACCCAGGGGATTATGATTATAGAGAATTTTATCGTGATATTGGCTTTGATTTAGACTATGAATATATCAAAAACTATATTCATCCTGAAGGTTTTAGAAAAAATACAGGAATTAAATATTATAAAATTACAGGAAACAGTGATTATAAAGAAGTTTATCAACCAAAAGTAGCTAGTAAAAAAGCAGATATTCATGCTGCAAACTTTTTATTCAACCGTCAAGCACAGATAAATCATCTAAATAATAAAATGGATAGGCCTCCAATTATTGTTTCACCCTATGATACAGAATTATTTGGTCATTGGTGGTATGAAGGTCCAATCTGGCTGAAGTATTTGCTAAAACAAATCTATGATAAACAGAATGAAATTAAATTAATTACCCCAAGTCAATATCTAGATAAATACCCTGTTAATCAAGTAGCTATACCTTCTCTTTCTAGCTGGGGAGCTTTTGGATATAATCAAGTCTGGTTAGATGATAGCAATGATTGGATTTATCCACCTCTTCATAGGGCAACAGAAAAAATGATCGATCTAGCAAATCAGTTATCATCTCCTGATAGATTACAAGCTCAAATTCTTAATCAGCTTGCTAGAGAACTCTTATTAGCACAAAGTAGTGACTGGGCTTTTATTATGAAAACTAATACTATGAAAGAATATGCCATAAGGCGCACCAATGAACATCTTGAAAACTTTAACAACCTAGTCGAACAATTAACCCAGAATCAACCTGACCTAGAATATTTAAAGGAATTAGAAGAAAAAAATAATATATTTCCAAATATAAATTATAGAATTTATCAAAGTACTAATAATGAAAATTATAAAGAGGTGAGTGTCTAA
- a CDS encoding DUF4912 domain-containing protein has translation MALLFLLLVGTFILYFFLLPSNQDIKNKKKIRNKNQKSIQMNKLNYDMEAGREISNIDTISTKSKIQNTKQDNQLLISNNWKKALLKKDMEVSRIPSDNFKVKVAPSSYWKEEKLWESFNKNKLVLLNKDPHWIYAYWNISEIETEKTKAIIRLYDITEQENNTFSDIDISLKDNKQYIKAPHSDGYYYGEIGLITKGDIFIALAKSKTILVPANKPHNKFGDLWMRVSNNKKEYLEYTPKTSLKYNATRLNKSSFSLNKK, from the coding sequence ATGGCATTATTATTCCTGTTATTAGTAGGAACATTTATTTTATACTTCTTCTTATTACCATCAAATCAAGATATAAAGAATAAAAAGAAGATAAGAAATAAAAATCAAAAATCAATTCAGATGAATAAATTAAATTATGATATGGAAGCAGGGAGGGAGATATCTAATATAGATACTATCTCAACAAAAAGTAAAATACAAAACACTAAACAAGATAATCAATTACTAATCAGTAACAATTGGAAAAAGGCTTTATTAAAAAAGGATATGGAAGTTTCAAGAATACCCTCTGATAACTTTAAAGTTAAGGTTGCACCTAGCTCTTATTGGAAGGAAGAAAAACTTTGGGAATCCTTTAATAAAAATAAACTCGTTTTATTAAATAAAGATCCCCACTGGATCTATGCTTATTGGAATATATCAGAAATAGAAACAGAAAAAACAAAAGCTATAATTAGACTCTATGATATTACTGAACAAGAAAATAATACTTTTTCAGATATAGATATATCATTAAAAGATAATAAGCAATATATTAAAGCTCCACATTCTGATGGATATTATTATGGAGAAATTGGCCTTATTACAAAAGGAGATATATTCATCGCTTTGGCTAAATCTAAAACTATTTTAGTTCCAGCAAATAAACCCCATAATAAATTTGGTGATTTGTGGATGAGAGTATCTAATAATAAAAAAGAATATCTAGAATATACTCCTAAAACCTCCTTAAAATACAATGCTACTAGATTAAATAAATCTTCATTTTCTTTAAACAAAAAATAA
- a CDS encoding carbohydrate-binding protein gives MQETMTHSDVVVTPTPITAGEKVTVEYNGLLNQSGANKVYLHAGVGFKDNWRDITDIEMQPKNDGNWTAQLRVNTTDRFNFCFKDCADNWDNNHGDNWSFEVHNGQLYK, from the coding sequence ATGCAAGAAACAATGACTCATTCAGATGTTGTAGTTACCCCAACTCCAATTACAGCAGGAGAAAAGGTAACAGTTGAATATAATGGATTATTAAATCAATCTGGAGCAAATAAAGTTTATTTACATGCAGGAGTAGGTTTTAAAGATAATTGGAGAGACATAACTGATATTGAAATGCAGCCTAAAAATGATGGGAATTGGACTGCTCAATTGCGTGTTAACACTACAGATAGGTTTAATTTTTGTTTTAAAGATTGTGCTGATAATTGGGATAATAATCATGGGGATAATTGGAGTTTTGAAGTGCATAATGGTCAATTATATAAATAA